The sequence GTGGTCAGGTCCGCACTGGCCGTCAACTGTTCGGACGTCGCGGCGACCTGCTCCGCGTTCGTCGCCACTTGGCTTAAGATCGTGCGCAGGTTGGCAGACATCTGGTTGATGTTGCTGGCGAGGTCGCCCACCTCATCCTTGTTCTTGATCTGCAGCGCTTCTCCGGTCAGATCGCCCGCCGCCACGCACTGCACTTTGGCCGCCAGCTTCTGCACCGGCTTGGAGATGCCGTTCGACACCCACCGCGCCACCAGCGTGCTGATCACCACGGCGATCACCGTCATGATGATCATGAGCGGGATCGAAGCTGCGGTGATCCGTTCGGCCTCCGATGCCGCTTGGCCGGCACCGGTCGAGTTATATTCCACCAGCTGATCCATCAATTCGGCCGCTTTGACAAAATCCTTTTGCGCGACCGAATTGTTCGCGGTCCACTCCGGAAGCGGCATCTTCAGGTCGAGCAGTCCCAGGATGTGTCGGTCATAGCTGGCCCACGCCGTCCCAAACTCGTTGTACAGCCGCTGTTCCTGCTCACTGGTGATCAGAGGTTCATATGTTTTTCGCGTCTCCATGAAACCGGTGATCGTTTCGTTGAGCTTGGTCTTCAGACGATTCTGCTCGGCCGGCTCCGGCTCCAGTCGAAGTCGCAGCACGAGACGGTTGATCTCAGTCACTTGTGCCCTCAGGTCGGACATCACGACGATGCTCGGCACCCAGTCTTTATGCATGGTGACGACTTTGCTGTCCACCTCGCTCATCCGTTGCACAGAAATGAAACCCGTCGCCATCATCAATAACATGACAATCGTAAAAGACAAAGATAATTTCATGCGAATCGTGAACCGCATCCTGGCACCCCTTTTGACAATCTTCGCCATTAATTGACAAGATTGAAAGTTAATTCGGGTTCACGATCGAAATATCCTGCCTGTTAAGAGTAGAAAATTTTCACACTCAGAACATTGACAATCTGCCGTTCTTCATGAGGCGTTACCCGTGACCAGCCTGGCACTAGCCGATCGACCCCTTCATTTCGAAGTTGATCAGGCGGTTCATCTCCACGGCATACTCCATCGGCAGTTCACGGGTGAACGGCTCGATAAACCCCATCACGATCATCGTTGTCGCCTGCTCCTCGGTCAGTCCCCGGCTCATCAGGTAAAACAGCTGATCCGCGGAGACTTTGGACACGCTCGCTTCATGTTCCAGCGTCACATCGTCGGTGCGCAGCTTGTTGTGCGGGATCGTGTCGGAGCTCGACTCCTTGTCGAAGATCAGCGTGTCGCATTTGATGTTCGCTTTCGACCCGCTCGCTTTCGGTCCAAATTCGCATCTGCCGCGGTAAGTGGTCTTGCCGCCCTGCTTGGAGATCGATTTGGAGACCACCGTCGACGTGCAGTCCGGGGCGAGATGGACGACTTTCGCCCCCGCGTCCTGATGCTGCCCTTGTCCGGCGACGGCGATGGAGAGGATCGTGCCTTTGGCGCGCGGGCCGAGCATGTAGACGGCCGGGTATTTCATCGTCAGCTTCGACCCGATGTTGCCGTCCACCCATTCCATCGTCGCGTCAGCATGGGCGACGGCGCGCTTGGTGACGAGGTTATAGATGTTCGGCGCCCAGTTCTGGATCGTCGTGTAGCGGCAGCGGGCGCGGTCTTGAACGATGATCTCGACAACGGCCGCATGCAGCGAGTCGGTCGAATAGATCGGCGCGGTGCAGCCCTCTACATAATGCACGAAACTGTCATCTTCTGCGATGATCAGCGTGCGTTCGAACTGGCCCATGTGTTCCGAGTTGATCCGAAAATACGCCTGCAGCGGCACGTCGCAGCGCACTCCCTGCGGCACGTAGACGAACGATCCGCCCGACCAGACCGCCGAGTTCAAAGCGGCGAATTTGTTGTCGGACGGCGGGATGACCGAGCCGAAAAACTTCTTGAAAAGCTCCGGATGTTCGCGCAGTGCCGTGTCGGTGTCGGTGAACAGCACGCCCTGGCTGACCAGCTCCTGCTGGATCGAGTGGTAGACGACCTCCGACTCGTACTGGGCGGAGACCCCGGCGAGAAACTCCCGTTCCGCCTTGGGGATGCCGAGCTTTTCAAACGTGTCTTTGATCTCTTCCGGCACCTCTTCCCACGTCTTGCCTTTGCGCTCAGATGGCTTTACATAATAAGTGATCTCGTCAAATTTCAGCCCGGACAGATCGCCGCCCCAGTCCGGCATGGGCATCTGTTCAAACAGCTCCAACGAGCGCAGGCGAAAGTCGGTCATCCAGCCCGGCTCATTTTTCATGCTGGAGATCTCCTCCACAGTCTTGCGGGAGAGCCCTTTGCCGAAGCGGACGAGCGAGACATGCTGATCGGCAAAACCGTACTGGTAACCGGGTAGATCGGGCAGCCGTTTTTCCTGTTTCTCCTCACTCATGCGGATGTCCCTCCCCTTCCTCAATCGCTTGCAGCAAGGCGTTCCAAGCCAAGGTCGCGCATTTCACCCGGGCGGGAAAGCGGGCGACTCCGGCCAACGCTTCGAGGTCGCCAAGGCGCGCAGTATCGGCAGGAATGCCTTGCACAAGCTTGCGAAATTCTTCGTCGAGCAGCAGCACGGCGACGAGTGGCTGCCCTTGCACCGCTTCGGTCAGCAACGAGGCGGACGCGATGGAGATTGAGCAGCCGGTGCCTTGAAACGATGCGGACTGCACGTTGCCGTCCCGGACGGCGAGAAACAAGGTCACGTCATCGCCGCAGGTCGGGTTTTTCAATTTGACGCGGATCGCGCCATCCTGAGCGCGAAAGTTGCGCGGGTGCTGAGCATGGTCGAGGATCACTTGGCGGTACAGCTCGGCGAGGTTCATTTGCCCAACCACCCTTTCGCTTCGCGCAGCGCGGCGGTCAGCGCATCGACATCTGCGCGGGTGTTGTAAATGCCAAAGCTCGCCCGGACGGTCGCAGCCGCGCCGAGCCATCTCATCAGCGGCTGCGCGCAGTGATGCCCGGCGCGGACGGCGATGCCTGCCGCATCGAGCACGGTGGCCACGTCGTGCGGATGCGCTCCGTCGAGGTTGAACGCCGCCACCCCGCCCCGTTTTTGCGGGCCGTAGAGCGTGATGCCG comes from Tumebacillus sp. BK434 and encodes:
- the sufU gene encoding Fe-S cluster assembly sulfur transfer protein SufU; its protein translation is MNLAELYRQVILDHAQHPRNFRAQDGAIRVKLKNPTCGDDVTLFLAVRDGNVQSASFQGTGCSISIASASLLTEAVQGQPLVAVLLLDEEFRKLVQGIPADTARLGDLEALAGVARFPARVKCATLAWNALLQAIEEGEGHPHE
- a CDS encoding methyl-accepting chemotaxis protein, whose protein sequence is MRFTIRMKLSLSFTIVMLLMMATGFISVQRMSEVDSKVVTMHKDWVPSIVVMSDLRAQVTEINRLVLRLRLEPEPAEQNRLKTKLNETITGFMETRKTYEPLITSEQEQRLYNEFGTAWASYDRHILGLLDLKMPLPEWTANNSVAQKDFVKAAELMDQLVEYNSTGAGQAASEAERITAASIPLMIIMTVIAVVISTLVARWVSNGISKPVQKLAAKVQCVAAGDLTGEALQIKNKDEVGDLASNINQMSANLRTILSQVATNAEQVAATSEQLTASADLTTQVAEQISASVQDVSLGAEKQLQGVHDSTQVITDISNSVGQIAGSIQGVTDASLHATGKANDGQNVVDRTVAQMQQIGERVHSTSAVINELGKKSEEIGVIVALITSIAGQTNLLALNAAIEAARAGEHGKGFAVVADEVRKLAEQSGEAADHIRRLINEVQHDTGRAIVSMEEGTRVVEDGVRLIDETGAVFQEILTSVSTLSDQAQEVASAVQQVSAGAQMMVSAMEGIAAVSEQAAANTQQVAASVEEQNASMEEIASAASLLSKMAGELQDGVSRFKL
- the sufB gene encoding Fe-S cluster assembly protein SufB; its protein translation is MSEEKQEKRLPDLPGYQYGFADQHVSLVRFGKGLSRKTVEEISSMKNEPGWMTDFRLRSLELFEQMPMPDWGGDLSGLKFDEITYYVKPSERKGKTWEEVPEEIKDTFEKLGIPKAEREFLAGVSAQYESEVVYHSIQQELVSQGVLFTDTDTALREHPELFKKFFGSVIPPSDNKFAALNSAVWSGGSFVYVPQGVRCDVPLQAYFRINSEHMGQFERTLIIAEDDSFVHYVEGCTAPIYSTDSLHAAVVEIIVQDRARCRYTTIQNWAPNIYNLVTKRAVAHADATMEWVDGNIGSKLTMKYPAVYMLGPRAKGTILSIAVAGQGQHQDAGAKVVHLAPDCTSTVVSKSISKQGGKTTYRGRCEFGPKASGSKANIKCDTLIFDKESSSDTIPHNKLRTDDVTLEHEASVSKVSADQLFYLMSRGLTEEQATTMIVMGFIEPFTRELPMEYAVEMNRLINFEMKGSIG